CCCGAGGTGCTCCGCGAGAAGCGCGATGAGTCGCTCGTTCGCCTTGCCGTCCGCAGGCGGCGCATCAACCCACGCGCGGTACTCGTTGCCGGAGACGTGCTCCACGCTCCCGCGCTTCGCGTTCGGCTGCACGTGGACCCGAATGGTGCGGATGTTCACAGGAGGACACGAAAGACCCCGATGAAAAATGAGAGTGCCGCGAATTGTGTCACCATCCCCAGTGCAAACGGTGTCTCAAAACGAATGATGTCCACGTGAATCCAATCGTGGATACGCTTGAACTCCGCAAGTGGACGCACGCGCGGAAGCAACGCACCTAGGCCCTGTCCCACATCCGGCAACACCCCGCCAACGATACCGGCGAGCACCGACCACGTCGGCAACGTCACCCATGGCATGAGGAGCCACGCGAGCACGCCGAGCATGATCACGCCATCCACGCACGCCAATCGTATGAGGAACCGCACCTCCTCACGGTGCGTGCACGTCGCACCCGCGCACGGCGGCGCGAGGTTCTCATCACCATGCGGAATGATATCGAGTGTGAAGTGCGAGATCACCCCAAAGAGAAACCCGAGAATCGGGTTGCCCGTGAGCGCGCCAACGGCCGCGCCTGCGGTTGCGTGCACCGTAAGAAACATAGTTCGGGAGCGTAAAAAGATGCGTCATTTTGGGTCCACTTCCGTCATTTCGAGCGGAGCGGGAGCGAAGTCGAGAAATCTTGTTGAGCAGTAGGATGGTGCTTGTACTGTTGGATGAGATTTCTCCACTCCCTCGAAAACTCGGTCGGTCGAAATGACGGAAGGGGGAGGATTGCGGACTCACTCGGTCGAAATGACGAGGAGGATTCATTCGACGATCATCATTTCTACGATTACCTTATCCACCGGATGGTCGCGCTGATCGCGCTCGACTTGCTCGATCGTATCCACCACTTCCATACCCACAACGACGCGACCGAACACCGTATGCTTACCGTCGAGCCACGGCGTTGCGTCGGCGGTGACAATAAAGAACTGGCTCCCGTTCGTGTCCGGGCCGCTGTTCGCCATGGCGAGCGTGCCCCGCACGATCTTCCGCGCATTGATCTCATCCGCGAACATTTCTCCCGGTCCGCCGGTACCGTGCATACGGAAGTCATCTGGCTGCGTCCGCGTGAGCGGGTCGCCACCCTGGATCATGAAGTCGGGAATCACACGGTGGAACTGCGTTCCGTTGTAGAAGCCCGCGCGCGCGAGCGTGAGGAAGTTCGCGACGGTCTTCGGCGCATCATCTGCGTAGAGCTCGATCTCGATGCTGCCGTAGTTCGTGCGGAGGGTTACGGTCGGGAGTACTGCTGCTGACATAGATACGATGGCATCACTGAAACGGATCGGTACGCGAACGAGATGGAGCTCGCGTCCGTCCTTGGCTGAGGATTCATACGCTTCGAGGTAGCCGGTGTCCGTCGTCGGCGACGTGTACGCAATCGTCGCATCCCACGGCCCGGGTGCGGTGTACTCCGGTGCGTACGCCGTCGTGAACGTCCGCGCGAGCGTTTTTCCATGCATGTCCACCACGCGGAGCGCAATCGTATTCTCAAATGCGATTCCCAAGCCGCTCGCTACAATGGGGCTCGCGACAAACGCATCGCGCTCCGGCGTTGTAATGGTGATCGGAACCCACGTCGCCGTTGGGGGAACCTCCGGAGCCGGTGCGGTCGCGGTTGGTGGCACCGCACTCCCGCACCCCGCACCGACAAACACGAGTACACCCAACACAACGCTTGTCATTGCGAGCCGAATCCGTGAGGCGTGGCAATCCCGGCCACTTGGTTGAACGGGATTGCCGCGTCGAGGACTCCTCGCAATGACACCAGTATGGAGTTTGAAGGGTACTCTATCCATAGTCCATCTCAGTGTATCAATGTATTAATGCACCACGAAGCGAAACCCCGCTACCCCCGCTTCCTATACTTCAACGCAACGCGGTGCTTGGCGAGCTCGCGCTCGAGCGCGGCGGCCGTCGCGGCAAACGCGGTGTCGTCTGCAAAGCGCTTCTCCGCGAGTGCCTGGCGCGCACGCTCACGCGCCGCTTCGATGGCAACGATATCCAATTCCTCCACGCGGATGGCCTCGTCTGCGAGAATCGCAATGCGCCCACCCGTCGCTCCCGAATCCCCCGGGAGCACTTCAATGAACCCACCGGCGATGACCATCGGCTCCTCTTTTCCATCGCGAACGATGCGCAACTCACCTGGCTTGAGCTCCGCCACATAGGGAATGTGATGCGGAAGCACGGTGATCTCCCCCTCCGTGGTCTGGAGGGTCACCTGATCAATCGCCGCGTCGTACACCGTTTTCTCGGGTGTGATGATGGAGAGCGTCATCATAAGCTGCAGGCCGACAGCTGCAAGCTGCAAGCGTTTAGGTCACATTCTGTGCTCAATGGAGCCATTTTATTCTGACCCACTTGACATTGGAGCAAAACCGTGCTATCGTATATAGTTGTGGTGTGGACCAGAGGTGTCGTGGGGTGTTTGCTGAACCCCTCAAGTTGTAGACGCCGGAGGGGCGTTTGCTAAGCCCCTCTCCACACCGCAACATCCCTACAACTGCAGAGGCCGGGCAGATGGTGGCGCGTCACGCAGGGAGGAAGCCCTCGAAAGGCAACACCAGCAGTGCGACGGGCCCAAAACCGCACTGCGCCTCTCCGCGAATAGTCGTCGGCACAACCGCGAGTCCGTAAATGGTGG
This genomic interval from bacterium contains the following:
- a CDS encoding DUF167 domain-containing protein is translated as MNIRTIRVHVQPNAKRGSVEHVSGNEYRAWVDAPPADGKANERLIALLAEHLGCKRWQLSIMRGALGREKIVRIENHRPA
- the atpC gene encoding ATP synthase F1 subunit epsilon gives rise to the protein MMTLSIITPEKTVYDAAIDQVTLQTTEGEITVLPHHIPYVAELKPGELRIVRDGKEEPMVIAGGFIEVLPGDSGATGGRIAILADEAIRVEELDIVAIEAARERARQALAEKRFADDTAFAATAAALERELAKHRVALKYRKRG
- a CDS encoding peptidylprolyl isomerase; translation: MTSVVLGVLVFVGAGCGSAVPPTATAPAPEVPPTATWVPITITTPERDAFVASPIVASGLGIAFENTIALRVVDMHGKTLARTFTTAYAPEYTAPGPWDATIAYTSPTTDTGYLEAYESSAKDGRELHLVRVPIRFSDAIVSMSAAVLPTVTLRTNYGSIEIELYADDAPKTVANFLTLARAGFYNGTQFHRVIPDFMIQGGDPLTRTQPDDFRMHGTGGPGEMFADEINARKIVRGTLAMANSGPDTNGSQFFIVTADATPWLDGKHTVFGRVVVGMEVVDTIEQVERDQRDHPVDKVIVEMMIVE